GATTAATTCCGTTTACCACGAGCTGGGTATTGAACTGACCACTGCTCAGTGCGAAACACTCAGAAACAGACTTCGCGTCTGGTCAGAAACTCACAAATGCATGCCTACAGCGGAGGATCTCTATTCTCTCGCTCAGGGATGTGCGGCCTAAGGAGCGACGATGGAAACGGATTTTGAAATGGAAATTGACTCCCTAAGCAGCGCTGAAGACTTTCTTGGCTATTTTCAGCTTGATTATGACCCTCAGCTTATCAGGACAAAGCGTATTCAGCTGATGCGAATGTTTCACCATGTGCTTAATACTTTTTCTGAGCCCTTGCAGCATGCAGACTACCGTAAAGCTCTGAAGGTGGCGTACCGGCAACTGGAGAACGGAAACGAACTTGCATTTTCGGCATCCGGCTGTCAGGGCTGTACCGAGTGTGATGATTAGGGAGAAATGCGAATGGACTGTTTAGGTGCAAGATTTATCAGCGGCAGCGATGTGCGGGTTGTCAGAAATATTCGCAGTGACGGCAGTTTTGCCGGAATGGAAAAGGGCGATCTTCTGGTAACGCAGGGTGAAGTGGGGAATGTAAGAAGTTCAGGTTACTTTTTGCAGGATCAGGTTATTTATCAGGTTTTTTTCCCGGAGAGTAACCGTGTAGTTGGTATCAGGGATACAGAGGTTATTGATGCTTCACTGGAATGGGTCCCTTGCCTGTTCCGCTCGCTTGATATGGCTGAACTCAGGGTTTCTTTAAAGATGCATGGAGAAATTGTTGCTGTAAAAGGTGAGCTGGTTGAAGTTCAGCGAGTGTACCGTGACCTGGAAACCGGCCGTCTTGAGTATGAAATTTCAGTCGCAGGAGAGCTGGTTCGGCTTGATGCAAGAATGCTGCAGGAACCGACCTACACAGAGAAGGAGGAAGCTTATGGATGAGCAGAAAAGACGCTATTTACTGGTAAAACTTTCAACAGAAAAATACAAGCTGAATCCTGAATATTTGTCAGGAGTGCAACGGGCACAAATCGAAGAAGAAGTAGAAAAACTATACAGAATGCAAAGCAGCATTATGAGCTCCAAAGAGGCTCAGGCAGTTCGTATTTCGGGCGATCAGGTAATGAAAACTTATCAGGAGTGCGTAGGACAGTTTGAGTCTGAAGAAGAGCTTTACTTCACTCTGAAAAAACAGGGAATCACCCTTGAAGGCTACAAAAGCGCCCTAAAAGATGAGCTTTATTGCGAAAAGATTCTGGATTATATAGCCAGAGAGATACCGGACTTAGACCGGCAGCAGGCTCTGGACTACTACAATAAAAACTTGCTGGAGTTTTCCCGGGCAAGAACCTGGAAGGTAAGTCAGATACTTATCACTATCAATGACGAGTTTAATGAAAATACCCGGGAAAATGCATTAAGCCGGATAAATGAAGTTAGGGAAGAGTTAAAGACTAAACCGTTTTCTGAGCTGGCAATGAAGTACTCCGAATGCCCGAGTGCACTGGAAGAGGGGAGCCTGGGGTGGTGTGAAGAAGGGAAGCTTTATCCTCAAATTACCACTGCGCTCTATAAGCTGACTAAAGAAGAAGTGAGTCAGGTAGTGGAAACAGAAGTCGGGTTTCATCTGGTTAAGTTTCATGAGGAAAAAACACCTTATGTGGCTACTTTTGAAGAGGCGTGGCCATTTCTTAAAGAGAAGCACTCAAGCAGGGCTAAGACTTATATTCAGCGTCAATGGATGGCACAACTGACAGGGAGTCAAAATGAAACCATTTAAATTGCTAATAATCATTCTTGCTGCTTTCTCTGACTTTGCTTATGCCGGTGACGTGTCCGTTGCTGTGGCAAATAACTTCTACAAACCTTTACAGGTTCTGGCGAAAGATTTCGAAAAAGAGTCGGGAGAGTCGGTCAGCATAAGCACCGGCTCAACGGGGCAGCTCTATGCGCAGATCGTAAATGGTGCGCCATTTGATGTATTTCTTGCCGCTGACAAAAAACGTCCGGGGAAACTGGTTGATGCAGGCATTGCTAAGGAAGCTTTTACCTATGCTAAAGGCCGTCTTGTTTTATGGTCTCCGGACAGTGCAAGAGTTAAGCAGGCTGCAACTGTGCTGCAACAGCCGAAGATCAAACATATCGCTTTACCCAATCCCAAACTGGCCCCTTACGGCTGGGCAGCGGTTCAGGTAATGAAAAATACCGGCGTATATCAGGCCGCTGAACCTAAACTGGTATCGGCAAAAGGTCTGAACGCGGTATTTCAGTTTGTTTCGACCGGTAATGCTGAGGTGGGCTTTCTTGCCATGTCTCAGATATACAGAGATGGCAAATTTATCGATGGTTCGTACTGGTTGATTCCTGATGAGCTGTATGAGCCAATTAAGCAGGATGCGGTACTGATGACATCAAGTTTCGATAAACCAACCGCCAGAGCCTTTATCGCTTACCTGAAAAGCGACAGAGCGAAAAAGCTGATCACTCAGTTCGGCTATCTGTGAGTGGGCGGATGCGTTTATGCTTGAAGTGGATTTTGGTGTTGTTACCACTACGCTAAAGCTGGCGCTGGTGGTGACAACCTGGTTGCTGATTATCGGCATTCCGGTTTCCTGGTGGCTGGCAAACAGTGAATTCAGGTTTAAGGGCGTTGTCGTGGCTTTGCTCACATTGCCTATGGTTCTGCCTCCAACGGTATTGGGCTTTTATCTTCTGCTCTTAATGGGACCTAATGGTCCCGTAGGCAGACTGGTTAATCAGCTCGGGATGGATCAACTGCCATTTTCTTTCGCAGGTATTGCGATAGCCTGTATTGTTCACTCGATTCCATTTGTTATTCAGCCCCTGCAAAATGCCTTTGAAGCTATAGGCAAAAGGCCGATGGAAATTGCAGCTACTTTAAGAGCCTCCCCGAGAGATACCTTCTTTTCAGTCACTCTTCCACTGGCATGGCCGGGCGTGTTTTCGGCGGCGGTAATGGGCTTTTGTCACACATTGGGGGAGTTTGGTGTTGTGCTGATGATAGGTGGCAATATTCCCGGAAAAACCAGAGTGGTTTCAGTGGAGATATATAACTATGCCGAAGCGCTTGAGTACGGCAAAGCGCACATATTAGCTGGTGGTATGGTTCTGTTTTCTTTTATTGCACTTGTTGCTATGTACTGGCTTAACAGTCACTACAAGTCACGTCTTGTTTGAGGTAATTAATGGAAAAGTCAGAAGCCATCCGTGCCCGGTTCAATATTGACTACGAAAACTTTGCCCTTAAGCTCGATCTTACTTTACCTGGTAAGGGAGTTACTGTTTTATTTGGTCATTCAGGATCAGGTAAAACCACCTGTTTGCGTGCAATGGCGGGACTGGAGAAGCTCAAACAGGGTTATTTCTCTGTTGATGGGGAAATCTGGCAAAACACCATTGACGATATATTTGTTCCCACCCATAAACGTGAAATCGGCTATGTGTTTCAGGAGGCCGGTCTGTTTCCTCACCTTTCTGTCCGGGGCAACCTGGAGTTTGGCCTGAAGCGTATTCCGGAGTCGGATAGAAAAATCGGATTAGACCCGGTGAGCCGGTTACTGGGGATCAGTCATCTGCTTGACCGAGCTCCCGAGCGGTTATCCGGAGGTGAAAAACAGCGGGTGGCTATTGCCCGCGCTTTGCTGACATCACCCAAAATGCTGCTGATGGATGAGCCGCTTTCCGCCCTGGATAACGGACTGAAGTCTGAAATCCTCCCTTATCTGGAAAGATTGCAACATGAGCTGTCCATGCCAATCGTTTATGTCACGCATTCTGTTGAAGAGCTGGCCAGGCTTGCTGATCATATTGTGCTTTTCCATCAGGGAAGCATTTTGGCATCTGACAGTGCGACAAGCATTATGTCCGATCCAAACTACCAGAATATGTTTGGCGAAGGAGCCGGAAGTATCTTTGATACTCAGGTTCAGGAGGTCTACTCGGATCATATTACCCGTCTGGATGCAGGTGGGGACCTGAGCTTCTATATCCCCGAAAAGCAGGAGCACTTTGGCAAACAATTACGTTGCCGGATTCTGGCTAACGATGTCAGTGTTTGTCTGGATAAGCCAGCCGGTACTTCGGTTCTTAATGTTGTCAGCGCCAGTATCGTGAATATCACTTCAACCAACAGGCTGGGGGAGCTGATGTTAACCTTAAGACTCAGCAATGGCTCTCATCTTTTGTCTCTGGTGACGGAACGTTCGGTTTATCATATGGGATTAAAAGCGGGGAAGTCGATTTGGGCGCAAATTAAGGCTGTTGCTATCTGTTGAGCCAATACTTAGGTATCTGGCTGGCTCTTGTGAGCAAATGTTGAAGTGTTCAGAGAATGGTTCTCCCCCTTGAGTGAAATAGCCTAAGTGGTTGATAAAATTAATAGAAGGGGGAGTTAGAGGGGGTTGATTATGCCATGCATGATTAAACCACCAAAACTTAAACTCATGAGAAACAACCCCTCCCTGCCTCCCCTTCGATGTTACTTCTTCGAAAATCCGGCCTTTCGAGGCTAAGGGGAGGAGCATTCTTTGGCTCCTTAAACTTGTGTATAAGAGCCAGGGCTTTGAGCAGGAATACCCGTCAGGCTGCCTTTCGGATTCACAGGAAGGCCGGTTTCAAAAACGATGGCCTCTTCAATCGGGCAGATGCTGGCACATTGCGGTTCGTCATAGATGCCTTCACAGCCGTTACAGCGTTTTTCATGAATAAGAAAGAACTTCTCCGCTTCCGGATTTTTATACACAGCATTGTTCGGACAAACCGTCTGACAGGCATGGCAGCCTGTGCACTTGTCAGTAATGGCATACTTCATACATCATGCTCCTTTTAACATCTGATAAGTTTGAGACTTGGCTTTTAGATTTGATACTGTTTTCTGCAAGGCGGTATCCAGGCTTTCATAGGCAAAATCAACATTTGGTTTAACGCCTGCGTTCTCAAGTTGCTGCCAGGGTGAAATACCGATTCTGGAGCAGAAGAGCTCATTTACATCGGAAATGGCATCAATAAGCTGCTGTTTATGCTCTTCTTCAGAGATACACTCATCGGCTCCGGTGCAGTATTGGGACACAATCCGGGTTTCCGAGTGAACAAAGGCCTGCTCCGCTTCAGAATACTCATAAATATCAAACTGCTCTGCGTGGCCAAAATGGGTCTGAATAAAGGTATCATCCTGTTTTTTTGTCCCCGCAACGGCAACTTTATACGCTTTGTTCGCCGAAGAGTTATCTTCACCTGAAGAGCAGCTCTGCCCGAGAGTACCAACCGCATCTGCCCGGCACTGCTGACAGTGAGTCATTTGAGGCATATGATCGCCGGAGCGTGACCGGGCCTGTTGCAGCTCTTCGTCTGTTGGTCCCCTTTGATGCGTCAGCCCGAAATAGGTGCCGTGAGCCGGGTCAGATATCAGCGGCATGATGTTATGCAGCATAGCGCCGAGACCACGTACCTTTTCTGAGACCGCCTGAATATGGTGGTCGTTTATTCCTGGAATCAGCACGGTATTGACCTTAATTAACATTCCCGCCTGAGATGCTGCTTCAAGCCCGGCAAGCTGACGTTCTATCAGTATACTTGCTGCTTCTACACCGCGAATTCGTCTGTTGTCATAATAAATCCACGGATATATTTCTTTGCCGATCTCAGGATCAATACAGTTGATAGTGATGGTCAGGTGATTAACGCCTACTTCTACCAGACTATCAATATGCTCTGCCAGAGCCAGGCCATTAGTAGAAATACATAACTGAGCTTCCGGGCTCTCTTCCCGAATAAGTTTGAGTGCAGTAAAGGTCGCTTTTGGGTTTGCCAGTGCATCTCCCGGTCCGGCGATTCCCACAACAGATAGGTTGGGGGAGCGCTTGGAAACGGCCCTGAATTGCTTTAGTGCTCCATACGGGTCGGTAAGGTTAGAGACCACGCCGGGGCGGGACTCATTACTGCAGTCATATTTTCTGTTGCAGTAGTTGCACTGAATATTGCACGCAGGTGCTACCGGAAGGTGCATTCTCGCGTATTTGTGAGCATTTTTTGAATAGCATGGATGTGAAGCGATCTTGTCTCTTACTTCCTTGCGAAAAAAGTGGCTGACTTTGTTTATGTCAGAATGACTTTTTGTTGAGTGATTAGAACTCTTGTCCATTGATTACCTCATCCATAAGGGCTTTGGTAGTCTTCTGCAATACTTGTACCCTATCTAAGGTATTGAAAATATTTGAGTTAGGGCTGGTTTTGTCTGGTTTGAAGTTACAATTGTCGTAAAGAAGACAATATCTGTAATCAGGCTTTGTCGTGTTGTTATCAAAAACAGATCTGTTTGCAGGCAGAAAATTCCGAATGCCATTCAGATTTGAAAAGTGTACACTATTCAAAAATTCACTGGTTCGGATATGAGTTTGAAAGATTTTCCTGATAAAAAACACCGCGGCTGTGGAAGAGGCGGCTCCAGACCGGGTTGTGGCCGGAAACCCGGGGTAAAAACCCGTCCGGTACGTTTACCCGAATGGCTTCTTGATGAATTAGAAAAGCTCGGAGAGCCCCGGCAATGCATTGTGAGGGCTTGTATTGAGCAGTACGGTATAGAACATCCACGGAAAAAAGAATCAAATGACTAAAAAAGAGTTTGTCGCCCATTTTCTGAATATGAACCGCAAGTCGTATATTCTTGCGATTATTTTCATATTCCTTGTTAACTGGCTTCAGGTAGAAATTCCCCGCTATATTCAACTGGCGATAGATCTGATTGACGATGCGTCGGTAGCGGGTCATGAGCAGCTGACAACCTATGTCGAAATCGTTGTACTGATGGCGGTGGCAATGATCGGTATCCGTATTTTGTCGCGAATTTATGCGCTTAATCCCGGCCGTATTACGGAAGCAGCATTAAAAAACGATCTTCTGCAGAAGCTGAACCGTCTGCCAAACAGTTTTCATGAGAAGTTTGCTTCGGGCAGGCTTATCTCCATTATAAACAATGACCTGATTGGTGTGCGCTTGCTGTTCGGGGCAGGGTTTTTGCAGTTCTTTAATGCCTTACTGGCACTCTCGTTAACCCCTTTATGGATGTGGCGTATTTCACCTGAGCTGACGCTTTACTCTGTTATCCCCATTGCCGTGGCATTTGTGATTTTCCGTATGGGTTTTACCCGGATGAAAAGCCTGAACATAGAACATATGCAAAGGCTGCAAAATCTTTCGGCTCAGCTGATGAATTTTCTGTCGGGTATCGATCTGATCAAAAATCAGCAGATGTCGCCCTGGGTAAAAGCGGAAGCTGAAAAGCTTAACCAGCAGTTGCTTCGCTGCCGGATGAAGATCACCCGTATTCAGGTCTTTATCATGCCGGTTCTGGATTATGCCAATAACCTGATGAAAATCCTGATCCTCGGGCTTGGTGGTTACATGCTGATGAGCCAGCAACTGACACTGGGTGAAATCACGGCCTTTCTGACCTATTCAGTGCTGCTGGCCATGCCGCTTATGCAACTGGGACGAATTGCTACTTTATATCAGCGTGGTATGGCAAGTATTGAAAGTGTTCAGACGATATTAAATGCTGAGATCCCGCAGCGGGATATTATTCCGCTTTCTCAAACTGATGTAGAAAGCCTTAAAGGTAAAACGCTGTCGGTCCGAAACTTGAGCTTCCGTTATCCGGGTGATGAGCGGTTAATTCTGGACGATATCAGCTTTGATATCCCGCCGGGTAAAAAAGTGGGTGTGCTGGGCAGTATAGGCTCAGGTAAAACTACACTGGTGAACTGCCTGAATCACCATCTTGATATCCCTTCTGAAACAGTATTTCTTGATGGCAAAGACGTGACGACCTTTGCTCGCAACGATTTACGCCGTTATGTAAAAACAGTGACGCAGGACCCTTACCTGTTTTCGGCCACAGTTGAGGACAATATCCGATTTGGCAGCGCAAATGCCGGTATCGCAAAAGAGCAGGTTGATGAGGTATTAGCATTGAGTCAGCTTGCCGGTGATGTTTCCCGCTTTGAAAAGGGGGATCAGACTCTTGTTGGTGAGAAGGGCATTATGCTCTCCGGAGGTCAGAAGCAGCGGCTGAGTATTGCCCGCTCACTGCTTAAGCCGGGTGATCTCATCATTATGGATAACGTACTTTCCGCTGTTGATTACGAAACCGAACGTAAGATTCTGGAAGGGCTGTTTGACCGACTGAAAAAACAGTCGGTTCTGGTGGTTTCTCACCGTGTTAATGCTCTTGAATATATGGATGAAATTATTGTGCTGAATGAAGGCAAGATTATCGCTAAAGGTAATCACTCTGATCTGCTGAAAACCTGCCCTTATTACTACGAAACCTGGCAGCTGCAGCAGAACGAAACGGAGGCCAGAGCATGTTAAAGACAGTTGATATTCAGTATATAAAGCTCTTTGCCCGTTTTGCTAAAAAGTATAAGCGTTCCGGGCTGCTTGGCATTGCTATGCTGCCGTTTTCGGTAATCACCAGCCTGCTTTTCCCGTGGCTGATTATTCAGGTGATTGACGTTCATCTGGCACAGGGAAATATGGAAGGACTTTGGTTACATGTTGTTTATCTGCTGCTTGTGCTGATAGCCAACTATGTTGTCGATACCACTTATTCATATAACCTGCGTAAAACCGGGCAGTACACGGTTACCGATATGCGCTCGGTACTTTTTGACCGTGTTCTTAAGCTGCCGCGTGGTTATTTTGATAATACGCCAACCGGAGTCACGCTTTCCCGCTTAACCAGTGATCTGGAAACCATTGGTGACTCTTTTGTCCAGTCGATGGTTGGCCTGGTAAAAGACTCCATCAATACCGTAGCTCTGCTGGTGATGATGCTGTTTATCGACTGGAAGCTGACTCTGGTTGTTCTGGTTGTTATGCCGCCGGTGATGTATCTCACTATGAATATCCGTAACCGTCTGCGTGAAAAACATCTGGCTGCACGCTCGGCTCTGGCCCGTGGTATCGGTTTTTTGCAGGAAGCTCTGCTTGGCGTGAAAACGGTTCAGTTATACCGCGCCGAAGAAGAGGTAGAAACCAAATACAAAGGTTATACCGAAGAGTTTCTGAAAGCCCAGATGAAAGCCAACAAATATGATGCGGTGCTGTTTGCCTTTATCTCCGGTGTCACCTCCATCACCATGGCGCTGATGATCTGGTACGGCTCCGGTCAGGTGATTCAGGATACTCTGACGCTTGGTGTATTGATCGCCTTTATCAACACGCTGGAAAAAGTCTTTGTGCCAATCCGGGACTTCACTTCGCAGATCGCTTCTATTCAGACCTCCCTTGCGGCCTTTGATCATATTGAAGAGCTCTTTATCGAACCGACGGAAGAAGAGGGGCGGGATTTACATCCGGCGCATAAAGTGAAAGATGCGCTCAATGAGTTTGTCAGTCTTGAGTTTAAAAATGTCAG
This genomic stretch from Vibrio sp. JC009 harbors:
- the modC gene encoding molybdenum ABC transporter ATP-binding protein, translated to MEKSEAIRARFNIDYENFALKLDLTLPGKGVTVLFGHSGSGKTTCLRAMAGLEKLKQGYFSVDGEIWQNTIDDIFVPTHKREIGYVFQEAGLFPHLSVRGNLEFGLKRIPESDRKIGLDPVSRLLGISHLLDRAPERLSGGEKQRVAIARALLTSPKMLLMDEPLSALDNGLKSEILPYLERLQHELSMPIVYVTHSVEELARLADHIVLFHQGSILASDSATSIMSDPNYQNMFGEGAGSIFDTQVQEVYSDHITRLDAGGDLSFYIPEKQEHFGKQLRCRILANDVSVCLDKPAGTSVLNVVSASIVNITSTNRLGELMLTLRLSNGSHLLSLVTERSVYHMGLKAGKSIWAQIKAVAIC
- a CDS encoding 4Fe-4S binding protein, whose protein sequence is MKYAITDKCTGCHACQTVCPNNAVYKNPEAEKFFLIHEKRCNGCEGIYDEPQCASICPIEEAIVFETGLPVNPKGSLTGIPAQSPGSYTQV
- a CDS encoding ABC transporter ATP-binding protein, whose amino-acid sequence is MTKKEFVAHFLNMNRKSYILAIIFIFLVNWLQVEIPRYIQLAIDLIDDASVAGHEQLTTYVEIVVLMAVAMIGIRILSRIYALNPGRITEAALKNDLLQKLNRLPNSFHEKFASGRLISIINNDLIGVRLLFGAGFLQFFNALLALSLTPLWMWRISPELTLYSVIPIAVAFVIFRMGFTRMKSLNIEHMQRLQNLSAQLMNFLSGIDLIKNQQMSPWVKAEAEKLNQQLLRCRMKITRIQVFIMPVLDYANNLMKILILGLGGYMLMSQQLTLGEITAFLTYSVLLAMPLMQLGRIATLYQRGMASIESVQTILNAEIPQRDIIPLSQTDVESLKGKTLSVRNLSFRYPGDERLILDDISFDIPPGKKVGVLGSIGSGKTTLVNCLNHHLDIPSETVFLDGKDVTTFARNDLRRYVKTVTQDPYLFSATVEDNIRFGSANAGIAKEQVDEVLALSQLAGDVSRFEKGDQTLVGEKGIMLSGGQKQRLSIARSLLKPGDLIIMDNVLSAVDYETERKILEGLFDRLKKQSVLVVSHRVNALEYMDEIIVLNEGKIIAKGNHSDLLKTCPYYYETWQLQQNETEARAC
- the nifB gene encoding nitrogenase cofactor biosynthesis protein NifB, producing MDKSSNHSTKSHSDINKVSHFFRKEVRDKIASHPCYSKNAHKYARMHLPVAPACNIQCNYCNRKYDCSNESRPGVVSNLTDPYGALKQFRAVSKRSPNLSVVGIAGPGDALANPKATFTALKLIREESPEAQLCISTNGLALAEHIDSLVEVGVNHLTITINCIDPEIGKEIYPWIYYDNRRIRGVEAASILIERQLAGLEAASQAGMLIKVNTVLIPGINDHHIQAVSEKVRGLGAMLHNIMPLISDPAHGTYFGLTHQRGPTDEELQQARSRSGDHMPQMTHCQQCRADAVGTLGQSCSSGEDNSSANKAYKVAVAGTKKQDDTFIQTHFGHAEQFDIYEYSEAEQAFVHSETRIVSQYCTGADECISEEEHKQQLIDAISDVNELFCSRIGISPWQQLENAGVKPNVDFAYESLDTALQKTVSNLKAKSQTYQMLKGA
- the modA gene encoding molybdate ABC transporter substrate-binding protein, with the protein product MKPFKLLIIILAAFSDFAYAGDVSVAVANNFYKPLQVLAKDFEKESGESVSISTGSTGQLYAQIVNGAPFDVFLAADKKRPGKLVDAGIAKEAFTYAKGRLVLWSPDSARVKQAATVLQQPKIKHIALPNPKLAPYGWAAVQVMKNTGVYQAAEPKLVSAKGLNAVFQFVSTGNAEVGFLAMSQIYRDGKFIDGSYWLIPDELYEPIKQDAVLMTSSFDKPTARAFIAYLKSDRAKKLITQFGYL
- the modB gene encoding molybdate ABC transporter permease subunit; this encodes MLEVDFGVVTTTLKLALVVTTWLLIIGIPVSWWLANSEFRFKGVVVALLTLPMVLPPTVLGFYLLLLMGPNGPVGRLVNQLGMDQLPFSFAGIAIACIVHSIPFVIQPLQNAFEAIGKRPMEIAATLRASPRDTFFSVTLPLAWPGVFSAAVMGFCHTLGEFGVVLMIGGNIPGKTRVVSVEIYNYAEALEYGKAHILAGGMVLFSFIALVAMYWLNSHYKSRLV
- a CDS encoding nitrogenase-stabilizing/protective protein NifW; the encoded protein is METDFEMEIDSLSSAEDFLGYFQLDYDPQLIRTKRIQLMRMFHHVLNTFSEPLQHADYRKALKVAYRQLENGNELAFSASGCQGCTECDD
- a CDS encoding peptidylprolyl isomerase gives rise to the protein MDEQKRRYLLVKLSTEKYKLNPEYLSGVQRAQIEEEVEKLYRMQSSIMSSKEAQAVRISGDQVMKTYQECVGQFESEEELYFTLKKQGITLEGYKSALKDELYCEKILDYIAREIPDLDRQQALDYYNKNLLEFSRARTWKVSQILITINDEFNENTRENALSRINEVREELKTKPFSELAMKYSECPSALEEGSLGWCEEGKLYPQITTALYKLTKEEVSQVVETEVGFHLVKFHEEKTPYVATFEEAWPFLKEKHSSRAKTYIQRQWMAQLTGSQNETI
- a CDS encoding nitrogen fixation protein NifZ, producing MDCLGARFISGSDVRVVRNIRSDGSFAGMEKGDLLVTQGEVGNVRSSGYFLQDQVIYQVFFPESNRVVGIRDTEVIDASLEWVPCLFRSLDMAELRVSLKMHGEIVAVKGELVEVQRVYRDLETGRLEYEISVAGELVRLDARMLQEPTYTEKEEAYG
- a CDS encoding ABC transporter ATP-binding protein, coding for MLKTVDIQYIKLFARFAKKYKRSGLLGIAMLPFSVITSLLFPWLIIQVIDVHLAQGNMEGLWLHVVYLLLVLIANYVVDTTYSYNLRKTGQYTVTDMRSVLFDRVLKLPRGYFDNTPTGVTLSRLTSDLETIGDSFVQSMVGLVKDSINTVALLVMMLFIDWKLTLVVLVVMPPVMYLTMNIRNRLREKHLAARSALARGIGFLQEALLGVKTVQLYRAEEEVETKYKGYTEEFLKAQMKANKYDAVLFAFISGVTSITMALMIWYGSGQVIQDTLTLGVLIAFINTLEKVFVPIRDFTSQIASIQTSLAAFDHIEELFIEPTEEEGRDLHPAHKVKDALNEFVSLEFKNVSFRYNEDSPYVLNNVSFILEKGHQIALVGSTGSGKSTILRLISKTYQDYEGSILLNGIELSEVSIEDSMHLFSLMMQDVFLFEESVQFNIALGKETISREHVEQAAQYVYADSFIEQLPESYDFHLDKNGSNLSVGQTQLISFARAVAQGGQVMMLDEATSSVDSITEDLIQKAMQRLFKEKTVIAIAHRLSTVRHSDMILVLEKGEVVERGNHHELVTHNGVYAGLLNESLAQEPEPQMVTA